A window of Clostridium botulinum BKT015925 contains these coding sequences:
- the rsgA gene encoding ribosome small subunit-dependent GTPase A — MKGIIVKGIGGFYYVKTDEGIYECKARGKFRKKGLTPMVGDRVIITTNNDNYGAIEEICERDNYLIRPQVANISQAFIVFALKNPEINLDLLNKFLLQCESKNIKAIVCFNKLDLCEDYKNHEAVKMINESGYECLFLKAKEEQGLDELKEKLQGNINVFCGPSGVGKSTILNKLVGRDIMETGLISERLKRGKHTTRHSELVEVNNGFVVDTPGFSTLDIKFDTKEELKEYFPEFHEYENQCKFNGCLHHKEPKCMVKEAVEENKINLKRYEFYTKTLEEIIKGGKNKW, encoded by the coding sequence ATGAAAGGCATAATTGTAAAAGGTATAGGCGGATTCTATTATGTTAAAACTGATGAAGGTATATATGAGTGTAAGGCTAGGGGTAAGTTTAGAAAAAAAGGATTAACGCCTATGGTAGGAGACAGAGTAATTATTACTACTAATAATGATAATTATGGAGCCATTGAAGAAATATGTGAAAGAGATAACTATCTTATAAGACCTCAGGTTGCAAATATATCTCAAGCTTTTATAGTATTTGCATTAAAAAATCCAGAGATAAATTTAGATCTTTTAAATAAATTTTTATTACAATGCGAATCAAAGAATATAAAGGCCATAGTTTGTTTTAATAAATTGGATTTATGCGAAGATTATAAAAATCATGAGGCTGTTAAAATGATTAATGAATCTGGATATGAATGTTTATTTTTAAAGGCTAAAGAAGAGCAAGGACTAGATGAGCTAAAAGAAAAGCTACAAGGTAATATAAATGTATTTTGTGGTCCATCTGGTGTTGGTAAGTCTACTATATTAAATAAATTAGTAGGAAGAGATATTATGGAAACTGGTTTAATAAGTGAAAGACTAAAAAGAGGGAAACATACTACAAGACATAGTGAACTTGTGGAGGTCAACAACGGATTTGTTGTTGATACTCCAGGTTTTTCAACATTAGATATTAAATTTGATACAAAAGAAGAGTTAAAAGAGTATTTCCCAGAGTTTCATGAATATGAAAATCAGTGTAAGTTTAATGGATGTTTACACCATAAAGAACCTAAGTGTATGGTTAAAGAAGCAGTTGAAGAAAACAAGATAAACTTAAAAAGATATGAATTTTATACAAAAACTTTAGAGGAAATTATTAAAGGAGGTAAAAACAAATGGTAA
- the pknB gene encoding Stk1 family PASTA domain-containing Ser/Thr kinase, translated as MTGTILGNRYELLQKIGEGGMAEVYKAKCHLLNRYVAVKILKNQYSDNMEFVNKFKQEASSAASLSHNNIVGIYDIGSENNINYIVMEYIDGKTLKQIINENQVLKYDKAIEIASQIAKALECAHNNNIIHRDVKPHNILVTKDGTLKVTDFGIAKATSSVTITNSDKIIGSAHYISPEQAKGRFVDCKTDIYSLGIILYEMVTGKVPYDGESPVAVALKHVQEDVTPPIKVNPNIPESLNKLILKAVEKEPYKRYQSAHDILMDLQKVQQNPNTNIAANVEENEYTKIMSPIPDVDDNPKNNKEEDIYDGIEDDATKDEKPKNDLESNNKKTKHAKLGNLNKNKKKLIGGIIALAVIIIGFVGIFMATGGNKKSGKVKIPNIIGMTKDEAEKLAKDSGLKFVFEEEPSDKPKGVVIKCYPAPGQEIDLSDNDEVRAVVSSGEKNSGIPNLIGIDFEAAKEYLKSYNLKLGKVTHEYNNNIEKGKVCNQSPKSGSELQENTTVDLVVSKGPRLEMTTVPNLINKKLDEAESLISSAGLRIGTINKIPTTDKDKDGIVSVQSIEANSQVRQNTVINITCYSFGDKDAVAVPNFVNRTVKEARRIAAQSNLSISVRGREDFIITSQDKAPGTEVSKGTNIILKSEPNP; from the coding sequence ATGACTGGGACTATTCTAGGAAATCGATATGAACTATTGCAAAAAATTGGAGAAGGTGGTATGGCTGAGGTATATAAAGCCAAATGTCATCTGTTAAATAGGTATGTAGCAGTAAAAATTTTAAAGAATCAGTATTCTGATAATATGGAATTTGTAAATAAATTTAAACAAGAAGCATCATCAGCAGCTAGTTTATCTCATAATAATATAGTTGGAATTTATGACATTGGATCAGAAAATAATATAAATTATATTGTTATGGAATACATAGATGGTAAAACATTAAAACAAATAATAAATGAAAATCAAGTTTTAAAATATGATAAAGCAATAGAAATTGCGAGTCAAATTGCTAAAGCATTAGAATGTGCGCATAATAACAATATCATTCATAGAGATGTTAAACCACATAATATTTTAGTAACTAAAGATGGTACTCTAAAGGTAACTGATTTTGGTATAGCAAAAGCAACATCATCTGTTACTATAACCAATTCGGATAAAATTATAGGATCGGCACATTATATTTCTCCAGAACAGGCTAAGGGAAGATTTGTTGATTGTAAAACAGATATATATTCTTTAGGGATTATTTTATATGAGATGGTTACAGGGAAAGTTCCTTATGATGGGGAGAGTCCTGTAGCGGTTGCGTTAAAACATGTTCAAGAAGACGTTACACCTCCTATAAAAGTTAATCCGAATATCCCTGAAAGTTTAAACAAATTAATTTTAAAAGCAGTAGAAAAAGAACCGTATAAAAGATATCAAAGTGCTCATGATATACTTATGGATTTACAAAAAGTACAGCAAAATCCTAATACTAATATAGCTGCAAATGTAGAAGAAAATGAATATACTAAGATAATGAGTCCTATACCAGATGTAGATGATAATCCGAAGAATAATAAAGAAGAAGATATTTATGATGGCATAGAAGACGATGCTACAAAAGATGAAAAACCTAAAAATGATTTGGAAAGTAATAATAAAAAAACTAAGCATGCCAAATTAGGCAATTTAAATAAAAATAAGAAAAAGTTAATTGGTGGCATAATTGCATTAGCTGTTATTATAATAGGATTCGTTGGTATATTTATGGCAACAGGTGGAAACAAAAAATCAGGAAAGGTTAAAATACCTAATATCATAGGTATGACTAAAGATGAGGCTGAAAAACTTGCTAAAGATAGTGGATTAAAGTTTGTATTTGAAGAAGAGCCAAGTGATAAACCTAAAGGAGTAGTTATAAAATGTTATCCAGCTCCAGGGCAGGAAATAGATTTAAGTGATAATGATGAAGTAAGGGCTGTAGTAAGTTCAGGTGAAAAAAATTCAGGAATACCAAATTTAATTGGAATAGATTTTGAAGCAGCAAAAGAATATTTAAAATCTTATAATTTAAAGCTTGGAAAAGTTACTCATGAGTATAATAATAATATAGAAAAGGGAAAGGTATGTAACCAATCTCCTAAATCAGGATCTGAACTTCAAGAAAATACTACGGTAGATTTAGTTGTAAGTAAAGGACCACGTTTAGAAATGACTACTGTTCCAAATCTAATTAATAAAAAATTAGATGAAGCAGAATCATTAATATCTAGTGCAGGATTAAGAATTGGTACTATAAATAAAATACCAACAACTGATAAAGACAAAGATGGTATAGTATCAGTACAAAGTATAGAGGCTAATTCTCAGGTTAGACAAAATACAGTTATTAATATAACTTGTTATTCTTTTGGAGATAAAGATGCAGTAGCAGTACCTAACTTTGTAAATAGAACTGTGAAAGAAGCTAGAAGAATTGCTGCACAATCTAATTTATCAATATCTGTTAGAGGAAGAGAAGATTTTATAATAACATCTCAAGATAAAGCACCAGGAACAGAAGTTTCAAAGGGAACAAATATTATTTTAAAAAGTGAACCAAATCCATAA
- a CDS encoding Stp1/IreP family PP2C-type Ser/Thr phosphatase, whose translation MSSNKSYTERLCVGFLSDVGNVREVNEDSIGRYEDDEFALYIVADGMGGHNAGDVASKIAVESCIEFIKNNETLKSTEDLLKDAIKYANNNIYLKAKSSKMLCGMGTTITAFLIHDNEAVVANVGDSSCYLIEDTLKKVTKDHSLVQQLVDDGSITEEEAINHPNKNIITRALGTKETVDIDTFKINMNSMCKVILCTDGLSNEVSKEEMYNIILENTNQKACELLVDLCKSKGGRDNISVIIFGGMQK comes from the coding sequence ATGAGTAGTAATAAAAGTTATACCGAAAGATTATGCGTAGGTTTTTTATCTGATGTTGGAAATGTAAGAGAAGTTAATGAAGATTCTATAGGAAGATATGAGGATGATGAATTTGCTCTGTATATTGTAGCTGATGGGATGGGAGGACACAATGCTGGAGATGTAGCTAGTAAGATAGCTGTGGAATCCTGCATAGAGTTTATAAAAAATAATGAAACTTTAAAGAGCACAGAAGATTTATTAAAAGATGCTATTAAATATGCCAATAATAATATATATCTTAAGGCTAAAAGTAGTAAAATGTTGTGTGGTATGGGGACAACTATAACTGCTTTTCTTATTCATGATAATGAAGCTGTTGTAGCCAATGTTGGTGATAGTAGTTGTTATCTTATTGAAGATACATTAAAGAAGGTTACAAAGGACCATTCTTTAGTTCAACAATTAGTGGATGATGGAAGTATAACTGAAGAAGAGGCCATAAATCATCCTAATAAAAATATAATAACACGAGCATTAGGAACAAAAGAAACAGTAGATATAGATACGTTTAAGATAAATATGAACTCTATGTGTAAAGTTATTTTATGTACTGATGGATTATCTAATGAGGTTTCTAAAGAAGAGATGTATAATATAATATTAGAAAATACAAATCAAAAAGCATGTGAACTTCTAGTCGACTTATGTAAAAGCAAAGGTGGAAGGGACAATATTTCAGTGATTATATTTGGAGGAATGCAAAAATGA